One part of the Desulfurobacterium pacificum genome encodes these proteins:
- a CDS encoding YlbF family regulator — protein sequence MSAEVIKKASELAQAIAQSEELKALREAEAKLQKDPEAMKLLNEVQRLQQMAQMSGTPEALKELEEAFKKFSENEVAKAYLEANEKFAHMIQTVNSLLQEAIEGPKPHGHQCSGCSGCSL from the coding sequence ATGTCAGCAGAAGTAATTAAAAAAGCATCAGAATTAGCGCAGGCTATAGCTCAGTCGGAAGAGCTAAAAGCCTTAAGAGAAGCAGAGGCTAAACTCCAAAAAGACCCTGAAGCTATGAAGCTTTTAAATGAAGTTCAAAGACTCCAGCAGATGGCGCAGATGTCTGGAACGCCAGAAGCTTTAAAAGAGTTAGAGGAAGCTTTTAAAAAGTTCTCCGAAAACGAAGTGGCAAAAGCTTACTTAGAAGCAAACGAAAAGTTTGCTCATATGATTCAAACGGTTAACTCTCTCCTTCAGGAAGCTATTGAAGGACCTAAACCGCACGGGCATCAGTGTTCCGGCTGTTCTGGATGTAGCCTGTAA
- a CDS encoding zinc ribbon domain-containing protein produces MLREELLDLQKKEVELLRLNTKIKELEEKKKKLMEKLNSIENKILSAKKKLEEKENKLRELESFIEYKKERIEELKKQKESVRSRDEFKKILRLIAKNEDEIIKTKQQITGVETEVEALKDAYEKVKTQFSTERERLIEEIEDIEKEIEAVNKKRERVLSEIEEIKSQVPEEELRKFEEYKNKFNGLVFADISSGSCEGCGMTYSSVEYRELLKNIKPGKTRCPYCGRFIYAKKSIVKC; encoded by the coding sequence ATGTTGAGAGAAGAGCTGTTAGACCTGCAGAAGAAGGAAGTTGAGCTTTTAAGGTTGAACACCAAGATAAAAGAGCTTGAAGAGAAGAAGAAAAAGTTGATGGAAAAGCTTAATTCCATAGAAAACAAGATTCTTTCAGCTAAAAAGAAATTGGAAGAGAAAGAGAATAAACTCAGAGAGCTTGAGAGCTTTATAGAGTATAAGAAAGAGAGGATAGAAGAGTTAAAAAAGCAGAAAGAAAGCGTTAGAAGCAGGGATGAGTTCAAGAAAATCCTCCGCCTCATCGCCAAGAATGAAGACGAAATAATCAAGACGAAGCAACAGATTACAGGTGTGGAAACGGAAGTTGAAGCTTTAAAAGACGCTTACGAAAAGGTGAAAACTCAATTTTCTACTGAAAGAGAAAGATTAATAGAAGAGATAGAGGATATTGAAAAAGAGATAGAGGCGGTTAACAAGAAGAGAGAGAGGGTTCTTTCTGAGATAGAAGAGATAAAGAGTCAAGTACCTGAGGAGGAACTGAGAAAGTTTGAAGAGTATAAGAACAAGTTTAACGGGCTTGTTTTTGCCGATATCTCTTCCGGTTCTTGCGAAGGTTGCGGAATGACCTACTCAAGCGTTGAGTACAGAGAACTTTTAAAGAACATAAAACCTGGGAAAACGAGATGTCCCTATTGTGGGAGATTTATATACGCTAAAAAGTCTATTGTTAAATGTTAG
- a CDS encoding Nif3-like dinuclear metal center hexameric protein — protein MKLKEIVAFLESLVPPEAQDSWDNSKLQIGDPEKEIKKVGFALSVSLDVVEQAERESVDLIVAHHPVTISGIKSITPSFYPEKLFFQLLKKDIAVYSMHTNLDVSPLGPTAIIAEKLGIESYSPIVENPPYGAVAPLPEPVTQKELFEKLSSLLPEDVFRVINYSADSLVERIAICSGSGASLMDAVIGKVDVYVTGDVKYHDALKAVDCGLTVFDMGHFGTERLFYEKLNPLLAKNFPDVIFILLHEKSPFEVINRC, from the coding sequence ATGAAACTTAAAGAAATAGTTGCATTCCTTGAATCTTTGGTTCCACCGGAAGCTCAGGATAGCTGGGATAACTCAAAGCTTCAGATAGGTGACCCTGAAAAGGAGATAAAAAAGGTAGGTTTTGCCCTTTCTGTGAGTCTTGACGTTGTAGAGCAGGCAGAGAGAGAAAGTGTGGATTTAATCGTAGCTCACCATCCAGTTACGATAAGCGGTATAAAGTCTATAACTCCTTCGTTTTATCCTGAAAAGTTGTTCTTTCAGTTACTTAAAAAGGATATTGCCGTTTATTCTATGCACACCAACCTTGACGTTTCACCTTTGGGTCCAACGGCTATAATAGCTGAAAAGCTGGGAATAGAAAGTTATTCTCCGATAGTTGAAAATCCCCCCTACGGCGCCGTCGCCCCTCTACCAGAGCCTGTTACTCAAAAAGAGCTTTTTGAAAAGCTTTCCTCTTTACTGCCAGAAGACGTTTTCAGAGTTATCAACTACTCTGCCGATTCTTTAGTTGAGAGAATAGCCATCTGTTCTGGCAGCGGAGCGTCGCTGATGGACGCAGTTATCGGCAAGGTTGACGTTTACGTAACGGGGGACGTAAAGTATCACGACGCCTTAAAAGCCGTTGACTGCGGGCTTACCGTTTTTGACATGGGACACTTCGGCACCGAAAGACTTTTCTACGAAAAACTCAATCCACTTCTTGCTAAAAACTTTCCTGACGTTATCTTTATATTGCTTCACGAAAAATCTCCCTTTGAGGTAATCAACCGATGTTGA
- a CDS encoding menaquinone biosynthesis decarboxylase has product MAYKDLRDFIEKLKKEGELKEIDHPVSSYLEITEIADRVVKAGGPALLFKNVDGRDVPVAINFFASYKRMVLALEDDPDSIGKRAAKLLKPEKPSGFLDKLKKLVELKKLSDIFPKEVDRKKAPCKEVIEEPDLSKFPILFCWPHDGGRFITLPLVFTKDPETGERNCGMYRLHVYDKKTTGMHWHWHKVGAKHFLKAKRMGIKKFPVAVAIGSDPAVIYSATAPLPEDVDEMVFAGFLRGKPVEMVKCETVDLEVPANAEIVLEGYVDTTELKFEGPFGDHTGYYSLPDFYPVFHVTCVTRRKNPIYPATIVGKPPMEDCYIGKATERIFLHLLKTQLPEIVDMCLPIEGVFHNFAFVSIDKRYPGHARKVISALWGMGQMSFTKNIIIFDKDTNVHDIGEVLWRWGNNVDPERDVIFSTGPVDALDHTSPLPFFGSKMGIDATRKWRSEGFNRDWPPDIEMDENVKKKVDEIWDKLGLPSPPEKKNPWSWGV; this is encoded by the coding sequence ATGGCTTACAAAGATTTAAGAGACTTCATTGAAAAACTCAAAAAAGAAGGTGAGCTAAAAGAAATTGACCACCCGGTAAGTTCCTACCTTGAAATCACAGAAATTGCCGATAGAGTGGTAAAGGCAGGCGGTCCAGCCCTCCTTTTCAAAAACGTTGACGGCAGAGATGTTCCGGTAGCGATAAACTTCTTTGCCAGCTACAAAAGGATGGTTTTAGCGCTTGAAGACGACCCGGATTCAATAGGGAAGAGAGCTGCAAAACTCTTAAAGCCAGAAAAGCCTTCAGGATTTTTAGATAAACTGAAAAAGTTAGTTGAGCTGAAGAAACTTTCAGACATCTTCCCGAAAGAGGTTGACAGAAAAAAAGCTCCTTGTAAGGAAGTAATTGAAGAGCCAGACCTTTCAAAGTTTCCAATACTTTTCTGCTGGCCCCACGACGGCGGAAGGTTTATCACGCTGCCTTTAGTTTTTACCAAAGACCCGGAAACGGGCGAGAGAAACTGCGGAATGTATCGCCTCCACGTTTACGATAAAAAAACCACAGGAATGCACTGGCACTGGCACAAAGTTGGCGCAAAGCACTTTCTAAAAGCAAAAAGAATGGGAATAAAAAAGTTCCCCGTTGCCGTAGCAATCGGCTCAGACCCGGCGGTAATCTACTCTGCAACTGCACCACTGCCAGAAGACGTTGATGAAATGGTTTTCGCCGGATTTTTGAGGGGCAAACCTGTTGAAATGGTGAAGTGCGAAACAGTTGACCTTGAAGTGCCGGCAAACGCGGAAATCGTTCTTGAAGGTTACGTTGATACGACAGAGTTAAAGTTTGAAGGACCTTTCGGCGACCACACGGGCTACTACTCTTTGCCTGACTTCTATCCCGTTTTTCACGTAACCTGCGTTACGAGAAGGAAAAATCCCATCTACCCAGCAACAATTGTAGGAAAGCCGCCGATGGAAGACTGCTACATAGGAAAGGCAACAGAGAGAATATTCCTTCACCTGCTAAAAACACAGCTTCCCGAAATAGTTGACATGTGCCTGCCCATTGAAGGGGTCTTTCACAACTTCGCATTTGTCTCCATAGATAAAAGATATCCGGGGCATGCAAGGAAAGTCATATCTGCCCTCTGGGGAATGGGGCAGATGAGCTTCACCAAAAACATAATTATCTTTGATAAAGACACAAACGTCCACGACATAGGAGAGGTTCTGTGGCGGTGGGGTAACAACGTTGACCCGGAAAGAGATGTTATCTTTTCCACAGGACCAGTTGACGCCCTTGACCACACTTCACCTTTGCCGTTCTTTGGAAGCAAAATGGGCATTGATGCAACAAGAAAGTGGAGAAGCGAAGGATTCAACAGAGACTGGCCACCAGATATTGAAATGGACGAAAACGTTAAGAAAAAGGTTGACGAAATCTGGGATAAGCTTGGCTTGCCCTCCCCTCCAGAAAAGAAAAATCCCTGGAGCTGGGGCGTTTAA
- a CDS encoding replication-associated recombination protein A, whose protein sequence is METLFSKNFDRPLPYRLSPENFEEFVGQEHILGKGKPLRKLIERNKLFSSIFFGPPGTGKTALARLISRLTNAEFIEINAVTSTVQDIREALEKGRKNTEFGKKTILFIDEIHRFNKAQQDALLPDVEAGNVILIGASTENPFFSLTPALRSRTKIYEFKPLTEKNLKKLYELAVNDERGIKGFSVPEEVLKHLIESSAGDGRKFLTYLEELYVLSEGKTPNLKLAEEVTGRTAVVYDKGDNRYDIISAFIKSIRGSDPDAAIYYLARMIKGGEDPLFIARRLVISASEDIGNANPLGLLVATAALEAVKNVGMPEAAINLAHATVFLACSPKSDSSYRALKKALKEVEEGLNLPVPQHLKSGFKNKGYKNPHRFPRHWVKQEYLTEKRKYYESSHIGYEKILDFYMKWMKSRLSEQGGKEDKQ, encoded by the coding sequence ATGGAAACGCTCTTTTCAAAAAACTTTGACAGACCCCTGCCCTACAGGTTATCTCCTGAAAACTTTGAAGAGTTCGTAGGGCAGGAGCACATATTAGGGAAGGGAAAACCGTTAAGAAAGTTAATTGAAAGAAACAAGCTCTTTTCTTCCATTTTCTTCGGACCTCCCGGAACGGGAAAAACAGCTTTAGCCCGCCTAATTTCCAGGCTGACAAACGCAGAATTCATTGAGATAAACGCAGTAACGTCAACAGTTCAGGATATAAGAGAAGCTTTAGAAAAAGGAAGGAAAAACACTGAATTCGGAAAGAAAACAATCCTATTTATAGACGAGATTCACAGGTTTAACAAAGCTCAGCAGGACGCACTCCTTCCCGACGTTGAAGCAGGAAACGTAATTTTAATAGGTGCTTCAACCGAAAATCCTTTCTTTTCCCTAACGCCAGCACTCCGCTCAAGAACGAAAATATACGAGTTCAAACCTCTAACAGAAAAAAACCTTAAAAAGCTTTACGAATTAGCAGTAAACGATGAAAGAGGTATAAAAGGTTTTTCCGTTCCCGAAGAAGTTTTAAAACACCTGATAGAGTCTTCAGCCGGCGACGGCAGAAAGTTTCTTACCTACCTGGAAGAGCTATACGTTTTATCTGAAGGGAAAACGCCAAACCTAAAGTTAGCAGAGGAAGTAACAGGAAGAACTGCCGTAGTTTACGATAAAGGGGATAACCGCTACGACATCATATCGGCGTTTATAAAGTCCATACGAGGTAGCGACCCGGACGCAGCCATCTACTACTTAGCAAGAATGATAAAAGGCGGAGAAGACCCTCTTTTTATCGCAAGAAGGCTCGTAATTTCTGCATCTGAAGACATCGGCAACGCAAACCCTTTAGGTTTGTTAGTGGCAACTGCTGCTCTTGAAGCGGTTAAAAATGTGGGGATGCCGGAAGCCGCCATAAACTTGGCCCACGCAACGGTGTTTTTAGCCTGCTCCCCTAAAAGCGATTCCTCTTACAGGGCGCTAAAAAAAGCTTTAAAAGAGGTAGAAGAAGGATTAAACCTGCCCGTTCCTCAACATCTTAAATCCGGCTTTAAAAATAAAGGCTATAAAAATCCCCACCGCTTCCCCCGCCACTGGGTAAAACAGGAATACCTGACGGAAAAAAGAAAGTACTATGAAAGTTCTCACATCGGATACGAAAAGATTTTAGACTTTTATATGAAGTGGATGAAGTCCCGCCTCAGCGAGCAAGGCGGGAAAGAAGATAAGCAATAA
- a CDS encoding DEAD/DEAH box helicase, producing the protein MEFSFSQLSPETQKSLEEMGFMEPTPIQKEAIPVALEGHDIVGQAQTGTGKTAAFGIPLVEKLSPKERGVKAIILTPTRELAIQVAHEISLIGKNKGISAYPIYGGVSIERQISTLKRGRNQVIVGTPGRIKDLINRGVLNLKNVKFAVLDEADQMLDMGFIEDIEDILSETPKSKQTMLFSATMPYEIRRLIDRYLKKGYKTIKVGKQLVTPKVKQKIIFVRNEDRLKALEKILKEYKGVPAIVFVKTKRDAAEVEKKLQERGINAKAIHGDLSQRQREFVMNSFRKGRTDVLVATDVAARGIDIKDVGLVVNYELPENPESYVHRIGRTGRAGKEGTAISLVTDSEKRRMYKIKSLKGVRGTKFKHNTLKEIEKEIVNADTSRVPKELKSLAQKLAKEKNPEEVIAYLLSRLAR; encoded by the coding sequence ATGGAATTTTCTTTTTCACAATTATCACCAGAAACGCAAAAGTCCCTTGAAGAAATGGGATTTATGGAGCCTACACCGATACAAAAAGAAGCCATTCCTGTTGCTTTGGAAGGACATGACATAGTAGGTCAGGCTCAAACGGGAACCGGTAAGACGGCGGCCTTTGGGATTCCTTTAGTGGAGAAACTATCGCCAAAAGAAAGAGGCGTTAAAGCGATAATCCTTACTCCTACAAGAGAATTAGCAATACAGGTTGCTCACGAGATTTCTCTTATCGGGAAGAATAAAGGGATTTCTGCCTACCCCATATACGGCGGCGTCTCAATAGAGAGGCAGATATCTACGTTAAAAAGGGGTAGAAATCAGGTAATAGTTGGAACGCCCGGCAGAATTAAGGACCTTATAAACAGAGGCGTTTTGAACCTTAAAAACGTTAAGTTTGCAGTTCTTGATGAAGCCGACCAGATGCTTGATATGGGATTTATAGAAGACATAGAGGATATCCTATCTGAAACGCCAAAAAGTAAGCAAACGATGCTTTTTTCGGCTACCATGCCTTACGAGATAAGAAGGCTTATAGATAGATACCTTAAGAAAGGTTACAAGACTATAAAGGTTGGAAAGCAACTTGTTACGCCAAAGGTGAAGCAGAAGATAATTTTCGTAAGGAACGAGGACAGACTTAAGGCGCTCGAAAAAATTCTTAAGGAATATAAGGGCGTTCCAGCAATTGTTTTTGTTAAAACAAAAAGAGATGCCGCCGAAGTTGAGAAAAAGCTTCAAGAAAGAGGCATAAACGCCAAAGCCATTCACGGTGACCTTTCTCAAAGACAGAGAGAATTTGTAATGAATTCCTTCAGAAAAGGAAGGACTGACGTTTTGGTGGCTACCGATGTTGCAGCAAGAGGAATTGATATTAAAGACGTCGGGCTTGTCGTTAACTACGAGCTTCCCGAAAATCCTGAAAGCTACGTTCACCGCATAGGCAGGACGGGAAGAGCTGGAAAAGAAGGAACGGCAATTAGTCTGGTTACGGATTCTGAAAAGAGAAGAATGTACAAGATAAAGAGCTTGAAGGGCGTTAGGGGAACCAAATTTAAGCACAACACCTTGAAAGAAATTGAAAAAGAGATAGTTAACGCTGATACTTCAAGAGTTCCTAAAGAGCTTAAATCTTTGGCCCAAAAGCTTGCAAAAGAGAAAAATCCAGAAGAGGTTATTGCTTATCTTCTTTCCCGCCTTGCTCGCTGA
- a CDS encoding cold-shock protein, with protein sequence MEKLTGTVKWFDSKKGYGFITADNGQDVFVHYTGISGNGFRTLEEGERVSFNVTESDKGLKAVDVERL encoded by the coding sequence ATGGAGAAGCTCACAGGAACAGTAAAGTGGTTTGATTCTAAGAAAGGTTACGGCTTTATTACAGCCGACAACGGACAGGACGTATTCGTTCACTACACAGGTATTTCTGGAAACGGTTTTAGAACCCTTGAAGAAGGTGAAAGAGTAAGCTTTAACGTAACAGAGAGCGACAAGGGTCTCAAAGCTGTTGACGTTGAAAGACTATAA